Proteins encoded together in one uncultured Flavobacterium sp. window:
- a CDS encoding dihydrolipoamide acetyltransferase family protein yields MARFELKLPKMGESVAEATITNWLKEVGDKIEADEAVLEIATDKVDSEVPSEVSGILIEQLFGKDDLVQVGQTIAIIETEGDSPVAKTDEVAAPAEVAEIEKTIETAKEVVSAPQDFSGSDKFFSPLVKNIAKEEGISVAELESIAGSGKDGRVTKEDILKYIENRKSGVVEAPKTLVPAPRAAEPVVAPVQKSQQAVPVSINGGDEIIEMDRMRKLISGYMVASVQTSAHVQSFIEVDVTNIVKWRDKVKTAFEKREGEKLTFTPIMMEAVAKALKDFPGMNISVDGDYIIKKKNINLGMAAALPNGNLIVPVIKNADQLNLVGMAKAVNDLGNRAKAGKLKPDDTQGGTYTVTNVGTFGSVFGTPIINQPQVGILALGAIRKVPAVIETPDGDFIGIRQKMFLSHSYDHRVVDGALGGSFVKRVAEYLEAFDVDRDF; encoded by the coding sequence ATGGCAAGATTTGAATTAAAGCTTCCTAAAATGGGAGAAAGTGTCGCTGAAGCAACCATTACAAACTGGTTGAAAGAAGTTGGAGACAAAATTGAAGCTGATGAAGCAGTACTGGAAATTGCAACTGATAAGGTTGATAGTGAAGTGCCAAGCGAGGTATCAGGGATTTTGATCGAACAATTGTTCGGTAAAGATGATTTAGTTCAGGTAGGACAAACCATTGCGATTATTGAAACAGAAGGTGACTCACCGGTTGCAAAAACTGATGAAGTTGCTGCTCCTGCAGAAGTTGCTGAAATCGAAAAAACAATTGAAACTGCAAAAGAAGTTGTTTCTGCTCCGCAAGATTTCTCTGGATCAGATAAATTCTTTTCTCCATTGGTAAAAAATATCGCAAAGGAAGAAGGTATTTCGGTTGCTGAATTAGAAAGCATTGCAGGTTCAGGAAAAGATGGCCGCGTAACAAAAGAAGATATCTTAAAATATATTGAAAACCGTAAATCAGGTGTTGTAGAAGCTCCAAAAACTCTAGTTCCTGCTCCAAGAGCAGCAGAACCAGTAGTAGCTCCGGTTCAAAAAAGCCAACAAGCAGTTCCGGTTTCTATAAATGGAGGTGATGAAATCATCGAAATGGACAGAATGCGTAAACTGATTTCAGGATATATGGTGGCTTCAGTACAAACTTCGGCTCACGTTCAGTCGTTTATTGAAGTTGATGTAACGAACATTGTAAAATGGAGAGATAAAGTTAAAACTGCTTTCGAGAAAAGAGAAGGTGAGAAGTTGACTTTTACGCCAATTATGATGGAAGCGGTTGCAAAAGCACTAAAAGATTTCCCTGGAATGAATATTTCTGTTGATGGTGATTATATCATCAAAAAGAAAAATATAAATTTAGGAATGGCTGCAGCTTTACCAAACGGAAATTTAATTGTTCCGGTAATTAAAAATGCAGATCAGTTAAACCTTGTTGGAATGGCAAAAGCGGTTAACGATTTAGGAAACCGCGCAAAAGCCGGAAAACTAAAACCGGACGATACGCAAGGCGGAACTTATACTGTAACAAACGTAGGTACTTTTGGCAGCGTTTTTGGAACACCAATTATTAATCAGCCTCAAGTTGGGATTCTGGCTCTGGGTGCAATTCGTAAAGTGCCGGCAGTTATTGAAACTCCGGATGGTGATTTTATCGGAATTCGTCAAAAAATGTTCTTATCACACTCTTACGATCATAGAGTTGTTGATGGAGCTTTAGGTGGAAGTTTCGTGAAAAGAGTAGCTGAATATTTAGAAGCTTTTGATGTAGACAGAGATTTCTAA
- a CDS encoding fumarylacetoacetate hydrolase family protein gives MKIICIGRNYTNHIEELKNERPTEPVIFMKPDSAVLLKQHPFVIPEFSEEIHHEIEIIVKISKVGKYIEPKFAHKYYDEISVGIDFTARDLQDKLKAKGLPWEKAKAFDGSAVIGDFLPKSDFVSMENLTFELTNNSQTVQKGNTSLMLWKIDELISYVSQYFTLKIGDIIFTGTPEGVAVVKPNDVLEGFLEDKKLFRIQVK, from the coding sequence ATGAAGATTATTTGTATCGGTAGAAACTATACCAATCATATTGAGGAATTAAAAAACGAACGTCCAACAGAACCGGTGATTTTTATGAAACCGGATTCAGCAGTTTTGTTAAAGCAACATCCGTTTGTAATTCCAGAATTTTCTGAAGAAATTCATCACGAAATTGAGATAATTGTTAAAATTAGTAAAGTAGGAAAGTATATCGAACCTAAATTTGCTCATAAGTATTATGATGAAATAAGTGTAGGTATAGATTTTACAGCCAGAGATTTACAAGATAAATTAAAAGCAAAAGGATTGCCTTGGGAGAAAGCAAAAGCGTTTGATGGCTCTGCTGTTATTGGAGATTTTTTACCCAAAAGCGATTTTGTTTCGATGGAAAATCTTACATTTGAGTTAACAAATAATTCTCAAACAGTTCAAAAAGGAAATACAAGCTTAATGCTTTGGAAAATTGATGAGCTGATTTCGTATGTTTCGCAATATTTTACATTAAAAATAGGCGATATCATTTTTACAGGAACGCCGGAAGGTGTTGCTGTGGTTAAACCAAACGATGTTTTAGAAGGCTTTTTAGAAGATAAAAAATTATTCAGAATACAAGTAAAATAA
- a CDS encoding glycosyltransferase family 2 protein, translated as MQLSVIILNYNVRYFLEQCVLSVQEAVSTLDAEIIVVDNNSSDESCLMMQNKFPTVKLIQNNDNFGFPKGNNIGVAQARGKYVCILNPDTVVAEDTFTKILAFAERQTDLGIVGCKLIDGTGNFLPESKRGVPTPWVAFTKILGLYKAFPNTYLFNQYYAQHLSENETGKVAILVGAFMFLKRDLYQELEGFDEDCFMYADDIDLSYRVLQKQKANYYFHETTVLHYKGESTVKDEKYMKRFQEAMNFFYQKHFKKSWFFTFFIQIGIWFFSFVKMFQGKVKSKPLPESVVFYSSNRILSEKLPSILKNKVYFLDFKKEKMVNSWLVFKGKRGEIILDNQYVSFKKCIKIIETLKDKNITFKIFPKNTNFIIGSNSRDDRGQIIKIE; from the coding sequence ATGCAATTATCAGTAATTATTCTTAATTATAATGTGCGTTACTTTCTGGAACAATGTGTTTTAAGTGTTCAGGAAGCGGTTTCGACACTTGATGCCGAAATTATTGTCGTCGATAATAATTCGTCAGATGAGAGTTGTTTGATGATGCAAAATAAATTTCCAACAGTAAAGCTGATTCAGAATAATGACAATTTTGGTTTCCCAAAAGGAAATAATATTGGAGTTGCGCAAGCTCGTGGAAAATATGTTTGTATACTAAATCCCGATACAGTTGTTGCTGAAGATACGTTTACAAAGATTTTGGCTTTCGCCGAAAGGCAAACAGATTTAGGAATTGTAGGCTGCAAATTAATTGACGGAACAGGAAACTTTCTGCCGGAAAGCAAACGTGGAGTTCCAACGCCTTGGGTTGCTTTTACAAAGATTTTAGGTTTGTATAAGGCTTTTCCAAACACCTATCTTTTCAATCAATATTATGCACAGCATTTAAGCGAAAATGAAACGGGAAAAGTTGCTATTTTGGTGGGAGCTTTTATGTTTTTAAAACGCGATTTATATCAGGAATTAGAAGGCTTTGACGAAGATTGTTTTATGTATGCAGATGATATTGATTTGTCGTATCGTGTTTTGCAAAAGCAAAAAGCAAATTATTATTTTCATGAAACAACCGTTTTACATTATAAAGGAGAAAGTACGGTAAAAGACGAAAAATACATGAAACGTTTTCAGGAAGCAATGAATTTCTTTTATCAAAAGCATTTTAAGAAATCATGGTTCTTTACTTTTTTTATTCAAATCGGAATTTGGTTTTTCTCTTTTGTAAAAATGTTTCAGGGAAAAGTTAAGTCAAAACCTTTGCCCGAAAGTGTCGTTTTTTATTCTTCAAATAGAATTTTGTCTGAAAAATTACCTTCTATTTTAAAAAATAAAGTGTACTTTTTAGATTTCAAAAAAGAAAAAATGGTAAATTCGTGGCTGGTTTTTAAGGGTAAAAGAGGGGAGATTATTTTGGATAATCAGTATGTTTCATTCAAAAAATGTATCAAAATCATAGAAACTCTTAAAGATAAGAACATTACTTTTAAGATTTTCCCCAAAAACACCAATTTTATTATTGGAAGCAATTCTCGAGATGACAGGGGGCAAATTATAAAAATTGAGTAA
- a CDS encoding Hpt domain-containing protein, producing the protein MALKYNLSKVYALSDNDPEFVNEILKLFVTEVPEDLKQIKEGIRKKDHKYAYSYAHKIKPTLDLMGLNVAFEEILQVEAWTKAEGKKKEIVETFKSIKLQVKEAIKEIKKDFDL; encoded by the coding sequence ATGGCTTTAAAGTACAACCTTTCGAAAGTATATGCGCTTTCAGATAATGATCCTGAATTTGTAAATGAAATTCTCAAATTATTTGTTACCGAAGTCCCTGAAGATTTAAAACAAATAAAAGAAGGAATCAGGAAAAAGGATCATAAGTATGCTTATTCTTATGCTCACAAAATTAAACCTACATTAGATCTAATGGGGTTAAATGTAGCATTTGAAGAAATCCTGCAAGTTGAAGCCTGGACAAAAGCAGAAGGCAAGAAAAAAGAAATTGTCGAAACTTTTAAGAGTATTAAATTGCAGGTAAAAGAGGCAATAAAAGAAATCAAGAAAGACTTTGATTTGTAA
- a CDS encoding 3'-5' exonuclease: MELKLNKPICFFDLETTGIDIGKDRIVEISIFKVFPNGNKESKTWLVNPTIPIPPQTTAVHGITDEKVANEPTFAELAPQVYNMMKDSDLGGFNSDRFDIPLLAEELLRAGVDFDMKNKVSVDVQTIFHKMEERTLSAALKFYCGKSLENAHSAEADTMATYEILKAQLDRYPELENDMKSLSEFTTRKKIADFAGMIAFDKDNEEIFTFGKHKGAKVDKVLETEPGYFSWIQNADFPLYTKKVLTAIKLRKLNTK, from the coding sequence ATGGAACTCAAACTCAACAAACCAATTTGCTTTTTTGATCTTGAAACAACCGGGATTGATATCGGTAAAGATCGAATTGTAGAAATTTCGATATTCAAAGTTTTTCCAAACGGAAATAAAGAAAGTAAAACATGGTTGGTGAATCCAACGATTCCAATTCCACCGCAAACAACCGCTGTTCATGGCATCACAGACGAGAAAGTAGCAAACGAGCCTACTTTTGCAGAGTTGGCTCCGCAAGTCTATAATATGATGAAGGATAGTGATTTGGGCGGATTTAATTCAGATCGTTTTGATATTCCGTTGCTGGCTGAAGAATTGCTTCGTGCTGGAGTTGATTTTGATATGAAAAATAAAGTTTCAGTAGATGTGCAGACTATTTTTCATAAAATGGAAGAGCGTACTTTGAGTGCTGCATTGAAATTTTATTGCGGAAAAAGTCTCGAAAATGCTCACTCAGCAGAAGCAGATACAATGGCGACTTATGAAATCCTAAAAGCGCAATTGGATCGTTATCCGGAATTAGAAAATGATATGAAATCATTATCTGAATTTACAACTCGTAAAAAAATCGCTGATTTTGCAGGAATGATTGCTTTTGATAAAGACAACGAAGAGATTTTTACTTTCGGAAAACATAAAGGAGCAAAAGTTGATAAGGTATTAGAGACAGAACCCGGATATTTTAGCTGGATTCAAAATGCCGATTTTCCTTTGTATACCAAGAAAGTCTTGACAGCAATAAAATTAAGAAAGTTAAATACGAAATAA